The DNA sequence TTCCATTACTTCTAGGTGATTAATTCCTGGCAGTGCCACAGGACATTCCCAGGAATGCTGATCGACGAACCTGGGGCACtggctataaggtatgattctgtggcTATGTTGGTGCTGCAAGATGTCAATGTAGCCCTGCCATTTTCTGATTAtggtagtgggatttgaactcacgtccCAAAGCAcaagcctgagtctctggattactagcccactaACATTACCATGGTGTCACAGTCTCCCCCATTGATTTCCCAGTGGTTATGGAACCTCCCACCCTCAAAAATGCCCATGgccactatttgaagaagggTTGGGGAGTTCTCAGTCATGCCCTGGGATCAATATTTATCTATCGACCAGAATCACTAAAACTAATTATCCAATCATTATCTCATTGATGATTGTTGGAGCTTGCAAAATTGAAGACACTTCAAGAGTAACTCAATGTCTGTACTCAATGTCTGGGATGACATAAAGTCTCCACAGAAAATTCAATGCTTTAGTTTCTATTTTTACTGCCATCTTTCTCTCCGttctctccctccatgtctctctctctctccccttccctatttctgtatCTTTTCCTCTCTCAtaaatccctctctcactgtatctccttTCTTTCCCATACATccctctccaccttgctccctaTCCATTTCTCGATTATTTTCTCTTGCTCTATCTCGTTCTCTTCCTCTGTTTCATCTTGTGTctgctcctccctccctctcctttgcCATCTTCCTTTCATGctatccctctgtgtctctctcacccttcctTATGCAACAGCTCAGGCGATTAATTATTTCTAATTTTAAGCTGTTACCGATTTGTTAAGTATTGGCCCCTGAAGCGGAACTGCCCTGTCACTAGTCGCCATCCTGTCTGACATTCTTTCACAAGTGCGAGGAATGAACTGTCCCTGAATATGAACCAACACCTCACTAACCAAcacctcactgtctgtctgtgggAACAATGCACAAATTCTCAACTACTGATTGTCCAAATATCATCATTTAATCATTTAAATACGACGAAATGCTGTGTGCAGGTATTTTATGGCCAGCCTAGATGTATACAAATATATGCACTCAAAACCTGTGATCGTATTAGGGAATGTGTAGGCTTTTGTGCATTCTTGCAATGAGAGCGTCACAGACAagatcaacatttattgcccatccataatcgcctttgagaaggtgagctgccttcttggaccattgccagatgctgccagacctgctgagtttttccagcattttgtatttttatttcagatttccagcatttccagtattttgctttcatcaggagcagagtggccctggcggatcccaaactgagcgtcagcgagcaggttattgctaagtaagtgcctcTTGTTAGCaatgttgataaccccttccatcactttactgataatcaagagtaggctgatggggcggtaatcggctgggttggatttgtcctgctttgtgtgtacaggacatgcttGGGCgagtttccacattgctgggcagatgccagtgttgtaattgtactgggacatcttggctaggggcacagcaagttctggagcacaagtcttcagtactattgtcagaatattgccagggcccatagccattgcactatccaatgccttcagccatttctttatatcacatggagtgaatcgaattagctgaagactggcatctgtaatgctggggacgtCCAGAgggggccaagatggatcatgtgTTTGTGTACAACCTTCCCCGCTCTGCTCCCATTGGAGTCCTTGCCCCATGGCCCCTTCCCTTTACTCAATGCTGCCTTGCCCCTTCCAGAAtagagcccttgccctgcagcacagTAACAGCCAGCCACACTTCAACCCTGGTCTGGTTGCCATGCAGACTTGCCTAAGAGACCCCCATGAATCTGCGCTGGTCTTTACTTTAAAGCCTTGTGCTGATCCCCGCGAGCGCTGTCCTAAGTTGTGTCAACTAACCTTGAGCTCCTAGCAACGTGCAGGTCGCCAGTTGCAGGTTGTTTAAATATTGTTGTAAAACTTTTCATTCTGATGTCACGCTGgtatgggatttaaattcaacttggggagatgattccagccAGTAGGTGTCATAACAAGATGCAAATATACGCTAACGATGTTCGCGACATTCAACAGTGCCAACACACCCACCAATGATGGGAGGAAGCGTACAATCACTTCCTGCTTTTACGTAGTCAGAAATTGCTCCTCAGGCCTTCTTGCAAGATTTTGCAATCACACCCGTCGTAACGCTCCCAATCAGGAGCGCAAAATCCCGGCCAGCGTGTTTATTTGGTAGGGTGTTTTCTGCCCAAGCTTTTCTCCAGGTTTCATCAGTATTGTGGAGCTGGAAATGTTCGATTCatgtctgggggggtgggggagggtttcgTTGAGCCACATGGTGAGCTTGAAGGTCACTGCGGATAGTGAGGTCCAGGTTGCAGTTATTTCCCTGTTTGTTGCTGCATCCTGTCAAATGGAGGGAGGGGCAATATTCAAGGGGACTGATAAGCACTGAACTGGAGTTAATCTCAAGAGTTCTAAAAATTATCCTCATTACTGGGTGAAGTTTTATGTCAATATGTTTGGTGTGACTAAAATCCTAATTAAGACTTGTTAACTTACCTTTTTAGCTTTTCTTACAGCCCAGGATATGAAGAAAGatggttaaaaaaaattctgggtTGCAGGAATAGAGTGTAGCAGCAGGGTAAAAGGGAGGAACAGCATGGGTAGGTTAGGTCTGGTGCTTGAGAGCAGGGGCCGTAGGCTGTGTGATATAGGACTGATTGGTAAGAGAATGGACATAGGGTGTAGCAGCATAGGATTTAATAACAGTGAGATCAGAGACCAGTGGGTGTGGGGTAGATTTATTTGTGTGGGAGCAATGGAGAGGTAATTTGCAGTGGACTGCTGAGTATAATAACAGGTGGTTTTGCAGGAGTGTATTGGTGGTGGGGGAAAAGGCATAGGTATGTttgtgggtgatgggagaggtAATAGGTGAAGAATGATAGGTCAGGGGTCTGCTCATCTTGGAAGGAAGcgatgggggtaggggtgggagtgTCCAATCGTGGTGGGTAAAGGCTAACATTAGCATTAGCGGAGCTCTAAGTCACCCTAAGTCACAGAAGTTGTGTTCCCAGTTGCAGCCAAGACAAGCTTGAAATTCTTCAAGTATTTTAATTTGGAGGTAGCTAAGCACATACCATTGAatgtggtgggaatctgaaagATGTTATAGACAGCCAAATATCACCTATGGGGCAGTCAAGCAGAACAAATATAAATATGGCTCATCAATCAACACAAATCCTGGCCCAACAACTCTATGATATGGATAGGAGCCCAGCAGATTTTATCTGGGAAAGTGAATAACTGAAAATACAGTTAGGATGCCTACAATCAAGAAGGACTTGGCATTCTGAAACCTGTGCTATTACTGGGCAACCCATCTCAGGGATATTAAAGATTATCAACCAGAACTATTAGTTTTGTTGCtctgttcacagatgctgcctgacctgctgagtgcttcTAGCACTGTTCCTTATTGCAGGGATATTATGACTTGGAATACAGCCACACTGCAGAACCTATGATGGGGTACAGAGGCTGCAACCTTCCACCTTATCCAGTCTAATCTGTTTTTTGACCATCGTGGGAGGAGGCCGAATGGGATAAACAAGCAACTATAGTTCTAACAAAATTATCGATCTAGCAGGTAGTAGGTATGTCCTGTGGCGCAGTGGGTAAAGTCACTGCCACTGagacagaagctctgggtttgaatcccaccccaGGGATTGAAGGCAAAGGAAGTTGCGTGcgtaatgcagccaaacaggttgagtaccaATCTGCAAACCCTTCCAATGACAGtcagtaagagcgggagagattcctgataAGCCAtgtggaaagaaagttggaacttctaccatcactatccatagctgtAGACTGTAACATCACAGCAACTGGACTCCCTGAGTGGATGGTAACACACCACCATGTGCACACCTGAATGGACTGCTGGGTCTGTCAACCTGCCTCCCAGcctggtgcaagaaaaaaactcaAGACGTTGACCACAAATTGTCAAAGTCCTGGCAAGGAAATAGCCACCATCAGGCTCGGCCAGCTCCTTTGTTTGGTCAAACATCACTGATCAAGCTTGAAGGCAACAAACTCTCTGTCCTAAAATTAAAACTAACGTGTAAATAGAGAATATAATGTTGAGCAGTGTCTGAAGTGAATACACTCATGTATCAGTCATAGTTACCTCATGAGTTTTGCACCTTTCACTTAGCTATTTAGATGAAATATTGTGTAATCCACAGCTAAGTTAACAAACTTAATGACTTACAGATCAGTCAAGCAGCTTATCAGATATTTGAAAACCATTATAAGTTGCATCATAACTGGTTGTGTTTTCATGTTCCCACCAACAAAATTGCTTGTTGAAAAATAGCACATTTTCGTGGTTTCATCACCCTTGCAAATTTTGAATGAAAACAGGCACTGCTccacatatttttttaaaaattgtatccTTAAATCAGATAGCATGTGAAAGTAAAAACATTCAGTTGTCAAACTTGATTGTATAGTCGTGAACTCTAAGTCAATTAACTGAATTCTGACCTTTACTATTGTGTACGAAGGCACAGCAACATTCTGTCTACAAACAACCATTACCTTGAAACCATGGATATAGGCTAGGTTTTAATTATATGCAGCTGTTTGATTGTTTGTACGGGTCTGTGGTtcccatagaaacacacacacacacacacacacacacacacacacacacacaggctgcctACTTACTGTTTGCCAGAGTCATGACCTGGTTGTAGCTAAACTTCCATTTCATTTGAGTTCTTTTGGGTGAAGCTCCCAATGAATGTTATTCAGTTGAAGCCAGAAAACTTTGTGAAGCCAGAAAACATAATACTTTGTTGATCAGTACTATTTTAAGATTATTTAAGGTTATTTTAGTTTTGAAGAACACCCCAAGGGTGAAAGTTTGTACTGAGACTAAAAGCAGTTAGgttcactcttcccagactaaggGCTGTGGTTACTGCCCTTTATCAGAATTCAGATGCGTTGCCAGGATCTCCCATAAAGTGCCTGCTCTGGGTAAAGTGCTGGTAGTGATGCTTGTGGTGGAAATTTTCACCATTGTGCAAATGCACCCGAATAGCAAACCTGCGTTAGTCACGTTTCTCTAATTGGAAAAGAAAGGTCAAATGTCACAAATCATTTAGTACAAAATAATTTATTGATGGCATTAGTTATTAATGGAAAGTTAAAAACATAATATATAGATACAAACTTGAATCATTGTAAATAGCACTGTGGTACTTTTGCACCATATTAATATTTGGGTATATTAATATCTTTACTTTTATCCAAAACATTATAGTGGAAGATTATGTTCAATAAACTGCCTGCCATTTTAGCCCATTTCTGTTCATGTTGGATGATGGACTTAGTGATTTAATTTGTAGCATACACAGAGTTTTGGGAAGTCAAACAAAGTTGTATACTTCCTTAGCCAAATGATTCTCCTTAAGGTGGGAAGAGTTTGTACAATCTATTAATTGAAAGAGTTTGGTTTTATTGTACTCTCACATCATAAGCTGGAAAAATTTTAATTGCTATGATAATTTTCAAAATAGCTACAATTAGCATACCTCCTTAATCTAAAAGTCACATTACGAGATGGGCAATGTGACGTTATGGTGGGCTCATGGATTCTATATATTAAGGCACATTTGTGAAGTTCCACTCTTGGTATTTTCTTGTCAATCTTGGTGTTTATGCACCACGCTAGGGGTGGAGCCTGAAAACACAGACACTAACATACGACCCGGGAGCCACAATGCAGCCTGCTATGCCTCTCTATCCAGCCCGGGGAACCAGTATTCAAAGTACAGATAAGTGCAAGTTAAAGATTCAGCGAGGAGCTCCAGTGAGCCTCTCAGCAACAAATGCAGGAGAGAgacaatctgtgattggaggagcagcaaacagTATAATTCATTCAGCTTGAGGCCTGGACACCAGCGGCTGTGAGTCTGCTGGGGAGGAAGAGAGGCTTtcagggagtggggaggtggggtggggaaaagacacactgctgctggggtggggagagagagagagagagacaaggcccCCTACACGAGTCAAGATTGCGGAGATGACGGTTGCAGCAACAGTGGACCTGGGTGGGGAGAAAGAGACTTGGTATTTCAGCcatcctcaacctctcctcagcGTTTTAATCCCCAAATCATCTGGGCTCAGCACGCCtaagtgagtgagagggggagagcgagtggtgtgtgcacatgtgtgagagtgtgaatgagtatgTGAGTAtgaatgagagagactgagtgagtgtgtgcaagcgagactgtgtgtatgtgagaggaagtgtgtgtgataAAGTGCACATGTGAATGTaatgtgagcaagagtgtgtgtgtgtgagagatagggcatgtgtgtgtgagagagggggcgtgtgtgtatgtttgtgtgtgtctgtgagtgagtgtgtgtatgtgtacgagTGAGAGCGAacgagcgtgtgtgtatgtgtgtgtgagaaagtgtgtgtctgtgtgagggtgaatgagtgaagagtgtgtatgtgtgtgagagtgtgtgtgagagagtgtgtgtgagagtgtgtgtgtgagagagagtgagtgtgtatgtatgagagagagagaaagtgtgagagagcgagggagagagagtgactgtgtgtgtgagagaatgtgagagagagtgcgcgtgtgtgagagagcgcacaTGTGCGTGCGCGCACGCTTGTGtggctcattcccagtctcaggattctcactcaccctcacacccctacaaaccaacacacacacacccactcaagcagtcagtgagtgagcaccctgagactgggagtgagctagCCACATACACCTTCTCACAGTATAATGGTCATCTTTATTAATgactcatttttttaaaaattatcaatttattgctttgacttaTTTTTCTCAGCAAGTTGTTTCCTTTCTTCATACCTCAACATAAAAAAATCAGATTTATTGTTGatccaaaccttatctttccgaaatttgctcattggccccttgagtgTAAAAAACTGAAATGTGGCCCCTCCCCCCAAGCGAAAAGATTGGACAAGTCCGATATACATTATTTTGCCTGTTTTGGTACCCAATGATGTCTCATTATTTGTTTTGAACCTGAAGGAAAAGGATTGGAGGCATATAGGCATAAGGTGAGTGAATGGCACTATTTGTTCCTGTGGAGGGTAAACAGCAACATGTAGGGAATTAGCCGAATGTTGTGTTTCAATGTTTTTCCGCGGGACTTTTGTATTGAGGAATTTTTTAAAGTACAGAGTAGAATCATTTCCTGGAACAAGCTGCGCCAAAACTGACCTCAACATTGTTGTACTGGAGGGAAAAATTGAAATGCAAAACACAACAGCTGCTTCAGCATGAACACTGCAAATTGATCAAGCGTTAAACCTACTTTTTGTTCATAAACAATAAAAATTAATTACAGCAAAAAATAGGTAAGAATCTGATTACATCATTACTAAATTTTGCAACATACCAAAAGCTCTAGTAATAATTATCTTTAACAAATGCCTCTGACGTGCACAGAGAACACACACAATACAAAACTCCTCATTAAAGCCAGTGCTTGCAATGTCACAGGCCATGAATGAAGTTTTATGTGATAATGAGCTCCTGCCATGTCAAGAGGAGACTGCATCAGAAATTTTACCTTGTGATCTTATTCTTCTCATTCTATTCTTCTGGGCTAATTAAGACCTGTGCCATCTGAGGATGATGTTAAGGCAGCTGTTTTGTAAGGATTATGTTTAAAATTAGAAATATTATGTTCATACAATGTAAATAGTATGTAATGCTGCTTCCAATATCATAAGGTGCTTTATTACTGACTTATATACAGTGTAATGAATGCTCTTATGGCTTATTTACTTCAGTGCTATACTTCTGCTTGTATTAAACCCATCTGTGTGTCTATTTTAAAACAAAGGCGTTaacctatttattttaaatttaatagCATCTACACAAAAAATATGGTGATAGCATCTACACAAATAATTAGTATATGGtaggaaaatatatatttttatgttAAAGTAATTATTCTGAAATTAAAATTTTAGGTTGTTAAGATGGATGACTTAATTCATATTTATATGCCTTCAGTAGAATAACCCAAAAGTTACCCTTTGCTTACAACCAACCAAAGAAGCACTTTTTGACATTATTTCTCTTTTGCTTTCTCACTGTAACTCCCAGCACCTTTGTAAGCTCCCACATAGCCGGTATTTTCTGTTGTATCTTCTCGACCAACCTTCCCTTTGCCTTTGCCACCTCGATCAAAGCGTTCTTTATGGGATCCTGTATATTTAGCTGTGTCCGTTAGTCTGTCAACAGCACCAGCCTTTGTTATTTTCTAGGAAGGAAATATTATTTCATTATAAGACAGAAAGGTGCAGTTGATCCATGTGGCTATTTCCGACTGCAAGTCAGGCTCCAGACATGCAGTCTCGCCACTGAGTTAAGTGATACATACAGACAACCCATTCATCTGCCAAAtacaatatatatttatattgttGGAGAAAAGTCAAAGAATAAGATGCACAACCCTGCAAAAACTGCTATGAAAAGATGTAATAAACCTGTTTCATCGAATCAGATGATTCATGTGGACAAACGAGATAAGGAACGATTGCCATGGCTTCAATGCTTTCATTTATTCATTTGAGGGATCTGGACTTAGCAGAGGTGGTTAGTATTTCTTGCCTGTCCTGatcacccttgagaaggcggtggtgagcagccttcttaaactgctgtagTCCCACAGTGCTAATGatttgttggggagggagttccagcattttaacCAGGCAGCATTGAAGAAACAGCAttgcatttccaagtcagggtactgagagacttggaggggaacttggagatgagacgttcccatgcatctattaTCCTTGTGCTCCTAAccggtagaggttgcaggtttaggAAGTACTgttgaagaagctttggtgagatgctgcagtgcatcttgttgatgtaACACGCTGCAGCCACGGTATGCCTGTGGTGGAGTGAATGAAGATTTAAGGTGGTGGGATGCCACTTAAGcatgctgctttgttctggattagTGCTGAGCTTATTGAGTGATGTGGGTGCAATATAATAGGAGTTCCTAAGGGAAGTATGTCAATTTTACTAAAGGTTGATGTCCCCTGCTGTGTAGCGATCATTGTCCTTTGTGAATAGGTGATACTTCATTGGTACAGAAATCAATACCCTGTAAGGTTTAATCTTTCCATTCATTTCAGCATCAAAATTATTTATAATCGAGTGTCTCTCATTCTGAGTTATGTATTTAATACCAGGAACACtaactaaaaaaaaacacaaaagaacACCACAGATAACTTTCTAAAAATGAATCTGGGCTTTGTATTAAATCATATTGAAGTGAGTAATTATCTTGAAAAGGGAAGCTTTTTCCTGCACCTTTCAGTTTAAAAAATTTTTGTCCTAAGTCGCTGGGAGTGTGAACTGATAACAGAGTGGCAAGGACAGTCGGGTACCTGAGACCTTTGTGAATGATGAGACAAGCAGTGTATCTCCTATCAATGAGACTTtagagattgagaaagaaacaaggGAACACTGGAGGAGGTgaattagagtgggtgaattcaatgtcaaccATTGTTACTTCAGTTATACTCAAGCAAAAATTACCTCCAGATATGGCAAAACAAAATATAACTCTCCTTTAGAGATATACTAACAACAAAAGGGTGAAGGGATTTGTGATTTTCTGTGGCATGCTCTACCCAGTGCAGTGCTGCTAATGGTGATTTTGATAGTTATTAACATCTGTGGTTGTTTTATTTAATAGTCTGTATATGATGTAGCAAATGCAAGCCTTCCAGTTATTTAATGAGTGACGGGGCAGAGTACTCTAGAAAAATGCAGACTCTAGtaagatttgattgaggtgtttaagataatGAAGGGATCAAGAATGTGTTTGTATAGATAAATTATTTCTAGCAGCTAGACTGTAAACAATCAAGGATCATGCCTATAAGTTACTCAAGATAGAACAAGGTTGTATATTGGTAGAGTCTTTTCCAGTGGACCTTTTCCTGTCCTATCATTTTTGCATGTTGGTACAGTCCCAACCCTCACCAACAATGCCCTGTGCCTGATAACCGTGTGGTGTATGAAAACGGTCCAAGTATGTCCAAGCTCTTATCCTTGCCAGTGAATCTATGCTGATTCACTCACCGTTATGCCAACATTTGCCGGATCTTTTCCTGCAATCAGCTTGTAGGCTGCCTCAATCGCTTCCTCCTTACTTCTGCCTTTGAATCTTTTCGGAGCAAGCTCTGCCAAAGCATTCTTAAACTCTTCAAATGTGATTACTCGAGCTGTCTTGGCTCTGTGCACAAATGTAATTAGAATGCTTTGTTTCTGATGAAATAATAGTTACAGTGAATTCTAAAGCTATCCAACAGCTACAAAGTTGAATTACAAACAGAAGAATTTCATGTTTAAATTACTGCTGAATTGCAACAGGAATAAAACGTTAAGGAATGTGGCTGTGTTTAGCTTTCTGATCTATAATTTCCTATACTTGCATGAAACCTCACTAATAAAGaaattaacatttttacacataatGTTCTTCACTTAAGACACTTATGGTATGCCATTGTATAACTAATTATTACTGAAAATCATATCCATAAAGTCTAAaggattttaatttaatttttacatGAACTAATTTCTGAATTTGGTTGGGAAAAGACCAATGTCTTTGAACTGTGCTTTCTCTCTAGATCCATTTATTTGGCTTGTGTGTTCAGCCATTGTTACTTCAGTAATACTTGAGCAAAGTGAGATGACAGTGATAATTGCTGCTTTCTAATCGCCTAAGGGCCCATTTCCATGTGGCATTCTTCCTGCCTGGCAGGAAGTTCACCTGATTTGAACTCATGATAGGTTTAAGATAGAGGCTGTTTCAAAATTACAGCAATGTCCTTAATGAACTACTATACGAATAGGTTATTGTAGCACTCTGTAAAAGAAAATTGGATTTACTTTTATATTAAACTGAGA is a window from the Carcharodon carcharias isolate sCarCar2 chromosome 7, sCarCar2.pri, whole genome shotgun sequence genome containing:
- the LOC121279653 gene encoding tubulin polymerization-promoting protein family member 3-like, which encodes MAEGGSVNMETLQESFKKFAAYGDTKATGNEMTGKNWAKLCKDCKIIDGKAVTSTDVDIVFSKVKAKTARVITFEEFKNALAELAPKRFKGRSKEEAIEAAYKLIAGKDPANVGITKITKAGAVDRLTDTAKYTGSHKERFDRGGKGKGKVGREDTTENTGYVGAYKGAGSYSEKAKEK